ATCTTATTACTGTTAACATCTCTTCTTGTAGTCATGTTTCTTAACTTTGTATTATATGACATTTCAGATGTAGATATGACAATTAGTTTATGAGATAGGTttgatgtagtgaactacttatgtatttagacatttttgcaaatttattacaaaccaaaaatattttacgtaagtattcagaccatttactcactactttgctgaagcaccttaggcagcgttaacagcctctagtcttcttgagtatgacgccaccgccatgcttcaccgtagggatgttgccaggtttcctccagacgtaacacttggcattcaggccaaagagttcaatcttggtttcatcagaccagagaatcttgttacttatggtctgagagtcaagGTGTCTTTTGGAAAACTCAAAGTGGGCTGGCATGTGCTGAGGAgctgcttccgtctggccactctaccataaaggcctgatttggtggagtggtgcagagatggttgtccttctggataatcaatggaaacaggatgcacttggaACTCCCATTGATATGAGACTTCGAAAttatctgaatacttatgtaaataaggtgtttaagtttgttaacatttctaaaaacttgttttttctttgtcattatggggtattgtttataGATTTATGAGGAAAtaaatattttatacattttagaataaggctgtaacttaacaaagtggaaaaagtcaaggggtctgaatactttgcctatacttacagtgcattcagaatctATATCGGACCTTCAGCGGCATAGCTAAGCTGGTAAACTTATTTTCAAACAACCTCTACTTGGCAATACTTTCTTCATTTTGGATTCGGAAGGCACTGGGTGTCTTATacacacctgttttgagttgcaGGTGGAACTCTGATAACCAGAGAATATTCATAACAATATTTAAACCACTTTTTGTGTGAGGAGTTCCCTCACCAATTTAGTCTCCGGATGTCTCCCGTTTCCCAACGTCTTTGCAGGAAGTATTAATTTCTAAGTGACACGGGCACATTTAGAAGATGATGACTCTGGGTGCGTTCATACATTCACTCCGGCTATCTAAAACTGTTATTCATAATCTATATTTTAGGCCATTTTGTATTCAATTGTATCTAATACGTTTCTGAAAGAGTAAGCCTATTATATTTCACTGGGATGCATCGTGTGTTCAGTCCAATAATCAGTCAAAGGTAGGTAGTAAGCCCCATTTCTTGTCACTTTTCAGTGTTTTAATTTCGCTCTTTCATCCTTTCTTCCCTCCAGACCTCCAGCAATTCACTCTTCCTGAAGAGGAGGTTAATTGTGGCCAGCAGCACTGTGAGCAGGAATGGAGTGCCAATCTGGGGCCGGTGGAATCTGATGCCGTAGAGTCTATATGGGACTCTATCAACATCATAACGGTACAGAACCAAACAGAATCAGAAGACGAGAGCAACAGAGAGTCCCAATCAACCAGTGACTATCAGCCCCACTCTGATGTAAACCCAGACAGTGACAATGAAAAAGTGGATGGAGTGGTGAGCAGAATACCACCGTCAAGGTCAAAGAGGGGAAGAGGACGGCCAAGGAAACACACCGGTGAGTCACCTGATCTGAAATGTGACGTGTGCGGGAAATTATTGGCGACAGCAGCTAATCTGAAAAGGCATCAGCAAAATCATCACCGTGAAGAGAGACCAAGAAAAGAAACCAGTGGATTGCCTGATCTAAAATGTGACGTGTGTGGAAAATGCTTTACGGCAGCACGTAGTCTGATGAGGCATCGGCGGAATCGGCACAGTGATGAGAGACCATACATGTGCGACACATGTGGACAATGTTTCACCCTGAACTGCTACCTGACCCGGCACATGAAGCGTCACACGGAGGAGAGACAACATTGCTGCACCGAATGTGGCAAATGTTTCTTTCACCAAGAGAACCTGGAAAATCATATGGGTGTTCATAGAGGGGGGGATTTTAAATGTGATGTGTGTGGGAGATGCTTGACGACAAAAGGTGGTCTGAAATTTCATCAGAAAAAGCACACGGAACAGAAAACGCATCGGTGTAAAGAATGTAGCAAAGCCTTTTTCTGCAGGTCAAACCTGAAAAAGCATATGAGGATTCACACGGGGGAGAAACCATTTTGgtgcaaagaatgtggcaaatGCTTTGGTGAGAATGGAAGCCTGTCAAAGCATATGATGACTCACACCGAGGAGAAACCTCATCGCTGTAATGAATGTGGCCGATGCTTCGGTCTGAAGGGAAACCTGACAGTTCATATGAGGACTCATAGAGGTGAGGGAGTGCAATGTCATTTGTGTGGAACTCACTTGAAGTTAGCTTCAAGTCTGAAAAGACATCTGCGAACTCACAGAAAGACTATTCATAATGACTGAGAACGTGTAAAAATCCTTTGTGTAAAATGTGTTAGTTGAAAGATAGAATATTAAGAGGACATACCCCTCAGGTCACTGCTCATGGTTAAAAGTACTGTCTGAAGTCTGGGAATCTGTTCAATGGTAAATTCCATTAATATAGTTGCCTATTAAGGCATCAATCATGAGCTAAGCACAAATGTTTTACTTTATGTTGGTTACTTTTTGAAAATAATTTGGGTAGAGCCCAGAGAAAGGATGTTTATCCATTGTTCTTTGTCAGGTAGCGATGTAGCCCACATAATAGACACATTATTTTAACTTCTATGGCACTTTTCATGGCCGAAAAAAATCTGGGTAGCCTAATTGCAGTTGAGGCAGTGGTGTGGTCAATTctagggatgggcatttgaaaGTTATGAAAATGATCGAGTACTCGCATGTTTGTGTGAAACAAGGCTgaaggcaacaacaacaaaaagtctgCAGTATGCTATCGGTTGTTCCAAATACAATTGAAAATGACATTTTAACATATTTTCATTGCACTTGACATAATTTCAGGAAATTGAAATTGCTTTTGGAATGTCAGTTGGTATGGAATGCCTCAAAGTGACTGAATTTAAGTGAAATTTATCCCAACCCGAGTCATAGTAAGTTGTGTAGCACCCATGGCGATACTATATACTTTAATACttattacatttctgttcaaTTGTTATCATTTAATTATATGGTAGCACCACTTGAG
The sequence above is a segment of the Oncorhynchus kisutch isolate 150728-3 linkage group LG25, Okis_V2, whole genome shotgun sequence genome. Coding sequences within it:
- the LOC109889442 gene encoding zinc finger protein 664 produces the protein MYKLQLLNLFLNEKLIAVPLEISVAVKKTIAEHQEEICRLRRANERLRRILDLVFKPEIKLHRLADLQQFTLPEEEVNCGQQHCEQEWSANLGPVESDAVESIWDSINIITVQNQTESEDESNRESQSTSDYQPHSDVNPDSDNEKVDGVVSRIPPSRSKRGRGRPRKHTGESPDLKCDVCGKLLATAANLKRHQQNHHREERPRKETSGLPDLKCDVCGKCFTAARSLMRHRRNRHSDERPYMCDTCGQCFTLNCYLTRHMKRHTEERQHCCTECGKCFFHQENLENHMGVHRGGDFKCDVCGRCLTTKGGLKFHQKKHTEQKTHRCKECSKAFFCRSNLKKHMRIHTGEKPFWCKECGKCFGENGSLSKHMMTHTEEKPHRCNECGRCFGLKGNLTVHMRTHRGEGVQCHLCGTHLKLASSLKRHLRTHRKTIHND